In the genome of Streptomyces sp. Q6, the window CAGTACGGCGCTCCGCAGGCGCCCGCCACCACCGGCCGCATGACGATGGACGACGTCATCATGCGCACGGCCACCACGCTCGGCACGCTGATCGTCACCGCCGCCCTCGCCTGGGCGCTGCTGCCGGTCGACGAGGCCCACATCAACAAGTCGTACGGCATCGCCATCGGCGCGGGCCTCGTCGCGATGATCCTGGGCTTCGTCCAGGCCTTCAAGCGCAAGGCGTCCCCGCCGATCATCCTGGCGTACGCGGCGCTCGAGGGTGTCTTCCTCGGCGTGCTCTCCAGCATCGTCGACAGCTACATCGCGAGCGGTGCGGCCATGCAGGCCGTGCTCGGCACGATGTCCGTCTTCGCGGCGGTCCTCATCGCGTACAAGGCCGGCTGGATCCGCGTCAACCGGCGCTTCTACGGCTTCGTGATGGCCGCAGCGATGGGCTTCATCCTGCTCATGGCCGTGAACCTGCTGTTCGCCGTCTTCGGCGGCGGTGACGGCCTCGGCTTCCGCAGCGGCGGCCTCGGCATCCTGTTCGGTGTCATCGGCATCCTGCTCGGCGCGTGCTTCCTCGCCCTCGACTTCAAGCAGGTCGAGGACGGGATCGCGTACGGCGCCCCGAAGGAAGAGGCGTGGCTGGCCGCGTTCGGCCTGACCATGACGCTGGTCTGGATCTACATGGAGTTCCTGCGGATCATCGCGATCCTCCAGGGCAACGACTAGCCGGTCAGCCGGTAGCGGTCTCGGGCCCGCGCACCCTTCGGGGATGCGCGGGCCCTTTGGCGTGCGGGGGAGTGGGAGCTAGCCGAAACGGCGCGCCGCGCGCCGCAGGTCGTACTCGTGGATGATCGCCTTGGCGTGGCCGTACGCGAGGTTGTGCTCCCCGCGGAGCCAGCTGACCTTCTCTTCGAAGCGAAGGAAACAGGGTCCGTCTTCGACGGTGCGCAACCAGTCGGAGACTTCACGACCGGTGCAGTGGGGGATGCGGGCCAGCAGATTGCGGTGGGTCTCCTCGGAGAAGACTTGGGACATCGGCGCCTCCGGAACGCTTCGATGTGGCCGGGCCTTCACGCCACCGTGCCTGAGCGTCGCAGCCTTGTAAACAGCTACAGTCACCGCGTGCTTGATACGACGCCTTTGACAGCGGCAGTGGATCAGTTCGCCGATCGCCTGCGGGCCGCGCCGCAGAGCAGACTCCAGCGGAGCGCTGCCGCGGAGGCGCTGGGGCTGGCCAGGGAACTCTCGGCGTGGGCCCAGCGGTTGGAGGATCCCGATCGGGCCGTACGGGAGATGCCGGACGCGGGGATGTTCGCCGCGGCCGATCAGATCACGGTCGCGGGCCGCGACCTGTCCGTCGTGCTCCGCGAGCCCGAAGACGTGACGCGAGCCGTCGAGCTCGTCGAGTCGGCGATGAAGCGGGCGGGCGTCTAGGGCCGGACCGCGTCGGCCCCCGCGGCGATCGAGCGGCGGGGGCTGCGCTTCAGGCCGACGCTATGACCCGGTCGGCCAGGATGTACACGTTCTCCGCACCGCACTCGAACGTCAGGGCGTACGCCCCGGAGACGCCCGAGCCGCCCAGCAGGAACGGGCTGCGACCGTCACGCAGCGCCGCGGCGAGCTGCTCCGCCGTCTCGCGGTGGCCCGGGGTCATGCACAGCGTCGTGCCGTCGGCGAAGACGTAGACGTCGAGCGTGCCGAGCGGGCCGGGGCGGACGTCGGACAGGGCCGTGCGCGCCTGCGCCAGCTCCTCCAGACACGCCACCGTGC includes:
- a CDS encoding Bax inhibitor-1/YccA family protein; the protein is MRSSNPVFSRRGFSRDNGYAQFNAQQPQAGGPAVGTQANPYGQAPAGNPYAQNPYAQQDLQYGAPQAPATTGRMTMDDVIMRTATTLGTLIVTAALAWALLPVDEAHINKSYGIAIGAGLVAMILGFVQAFKRKASPPIILAYAALEGVFLGVLSSIVDSYIASGAAMQAVLGTMSVFAAVLIAYKAGWIRVNRRFYGFVMAAAMGFILLMAVNLLFAVFGGGDGLGFRSGGLGILFGVIGILLGACFLALDFKQVEDGIAYGAPKEEAWLAAFGLTMTLVWIYMEFLRIIAILQGND
- a CDS encoding DUF4287 domain-containing protein, with protein sequence MSQVFSEETHRNLLARIPHCTGREVSDWLRTVEDGPCFLRFEEKVSWLRGEHNLAYGHAKAIIHEYDLRRAARRFG